From Impatiens glandulifera chromosome 7, dImpGla2.1, whole genome shotgun sequence:
ataagagttttaattaattatttttattaatgttattttattaataaaattatgattaattacccaaaaaaaatgataatgaatCTTAAGTCATGTCAAACATTATTAATCTCCAACCCaaacacatttttttctttaaaaagattattatttgaatatttatttttattctaaatttttaacttttctcaatactatatatatatatttataactttgtAAAATTGAacccaatttattttttaataaaattaattatagattaataatttatacatataaaaattaaaatattattaaataaatgcaaATTAACTACAAGACATGATTAAATAAatgcaaatatttttttattttttcacttctgtattttattttaataaaattgtttttattattaatgttgttcatgattataaatttattatacataaaaaaaaatatatataggataaacataaaattttaaacatttacaaaattatataaaaagtgaaatataaaaattacataattaatagTTAGAaggccaatttttttttttaaaaaaaagggttGTGAATAGTGTAAACATATTGCATTTCTTTTTTCTTACAAGAGGttaattatttctataattCCAATCTTCTGTATcacaattaatataaaaattaaaccaTTTAAATATACTGATCAAGTtgaaactttatttatttatttattcttcaaGTGTGGGAAAAACCTTCATAGTTTTGAAACTTAGTATGCAATTTAAGATTGATAGTAAAAGTTAATGGGCTAGTTTGAATTATCCATTTTTTTATAAGCCCTAAAAATAAATACCAAGGAAGGCTAGAAATACTATTGGATTGAATCGGATCGTGACCGACCCGGACCCGGTTTGATTGGGCGAAGATTCTCTCCTATTCAGTAGTTCAAGGCGTCGTTTGATAAACCCCATTTTAGTAAAAGCTATTGGAGAAGAAAGAGGACCAATCGGGGGGCGGAAGGTGATTTGCTAAAGCGGCTTCGAAGCAGAATCGTTTGATAATGGGTAGCGAAGAAGAAAGCGCAGTGAAAGAACCGTTGGATCTCATCAGACTCAGTCTCGATGAACGTATTTATGTGAAGCTTCGTTCCGACCGTGAACTCCGTGGGAAACTTCATGTGCGATTCTCCTCTCTATTATACCCTTCTTCTTTTATTTGTGTATATTTGCGTTTTTGATATGGGTTTTGAATTTGGAAGATTTTTTCGATTTTTAGGTTAATATTTGGGGGTATTTTCGATTTTATTTTTCAGGCTTATGATCAGCACTTGAATATGATTCTTGGGGACGTGGAAGAAATAGTCACCACTGTTGAAATTGATGATGAAACTTATGAGGAAATTGTCAGGGTGAGCTGTTTCTTCTTAATTAGTTAGTTTGTCTTTCTGAAGCATCATGATATTGGGTTTAGAATTCAGATGCATAACTTGATTTAGCTTTAGATGCTATAGAACATGATAATAATGGTTGCAATTATCTATCTGCATTCTTAGCCTGAACTTGAGAGGAGTTATATTATGGATACCCAATTAGGGCAGCAGCTCATCTTGAACTAAAAGATTGAGATCTAATGTTGGGTTCCTATTAAGAACACCTTGATTCCTCCAGGGATAAACCCTTGTAGTATGTGATGGAATCTTGAATGTTCATAAAGTTGGTTTTGAATAACAAGGATATAACTCAATTGGGTTCTTGATGAATGTTTCTGATAGGATTTTTATAGTTTGTATTCAGTTATGACGAAGACATGTGTTTATGTAATGTAATGTTTTAGTAAAAATTTGATTGTGTTTGTTTCAGACCTCAAGGCGCACAGTTCCATTTCTATTTGTAAGGGGAGATGGTGTCATATTAGTTTCTCCACCCCTGAGAACAGCTTGACTTGAATGAAGGAGGAGGGAGAGCCATTTACAAACCATTCCACCTCTCTAGGTCTAATTTGTGTCGGGTTTTATAACTTTTCAGGATTCCAGTTTCTTGATGTGTTCATTTTGCCAAAAACAAATTAGATTTTCTTATGTTGAAAACTTCTTGAGTTGTCATTTCTTGTAATATGTCTGATGATGAATTTCATTACTTGATAATGCAGTggatattattgttattattatatacccATAACTTGTCTTCAATATCATATTCTAGTAGCTATGTATATCATCATAATGGTACAGGAATATTAGAAACAACACCCATCAATTATGCCAAAAACCAAGAAACATTTCCTTTAATAACCATGTAACTAATTCATTAACAGCATTGTATGTAAAAAGTAGTCATTCATGGATCCCTTGAAGGATTTATCaagaaaatgtgtcaaacatcAAAATATGACCTAAATAGATGGTAAACACCTAAATGAAGGATTTATGACAGCTAAATGCAAGATATTGAACTTGATGCTACAACTTTTATCTATGAAAAATGCATTGATTTTTCTAtgaaaaggaacatatccttgCCTCATTCCTATTTAGCCTAATCCTATATTTTATTACTTGTTTTATGTGGAGATGATCGGTATTGAGTACCATTTTTTCCTCTTCTATCCCttgtagtttttttattatttcttcaatttcctcttatgtttatttaatattttgataataagcCTAATATTAGACTGTTAGTGCTGCAACAACAATACAATAACATGATGTTCAACCCCAAAATCACACCCTAGTAAGCTTCCAAAGATAATGTAAAATAGAGAGAAGAACCAAACAAAACAATTCCTCATCACATCAGCCGAACAACTAAACCTTGCACGCGAACAAGCCCGGAATAGAAAAACTGCACATATTTTTGTTCATGACAAAATAATAGTAGCGAGTGAATTACAAAGATACAACAGTAAAAAAGATAAGAAAACCCGCAATAAGGAAACAAAATGAATAGGGTTGGTCTTTCAGTGGATAGTGGGTCGGTGGTGGTGGGTGTATCTATCTATATCTATCTACGTCTTTGTCGGGGAGATCCAACAGACTGAGATTGAGAGGCTCTGTAATTTCTGCTCGGAGAATCCATACCCCCTCTGAAAGAGGCATAAGCAGCTTTGGCCGATTCTGGAACTGAATCTAAAGGAATTGACTCCACAAAACATGCCGTGTTAATTCTTGTTCTCTCCAGTTCTGCTTGCAGCAACTCCGTACTGAACTGCTGCGCAAGTGCCtaacaataaaaacaataataaatcattcattcattcattctgTCCTTAAGGGTTTTGGTTCTGTTCAGTTTAGTTCTTACAATGAGGTCATCGGGTGAAACGCTCATTCCTTGTTGTCTGTCATCTGAAAGTGCATCCTCATTCCCACGATTTTGTCGTCTGTTATTATGGCTTGGTGTCTCTATTTGCTCCGAAAGACTCTCTGTCGCTTTCTCCAACAGTACCCCTTGCAATGACTTAAGAGACTCTCTTGCATCGGATGAGAAATACGGATTCAATATCGTCTCAAAATATTCCAGCTGccaaaacataataaattatgacCCTCCTCCTTCATCCATCAAAATACTTATTATAGGACCAACATTTATATTACCTCCAACATCAGTTGACAGAAACCATTAGCATCCACTGTCTTCAGGTCTTGGCTTCTGTTTTCATTGAAAATACTAAGAAATGTATCAATTAACCCCTCTACAAGGATACCCAAAGTCTTGTCTAGCAGTGGTTTACAACCAGCAAAAACCTGCACCAAACAACTTCCATATTATCTATTCAAACTTGCTTCCCATAAACTTCAAATTACAAAGTACCTCAGCATGGACTGCTACAAGTGTATGCAGTAACTCCACAGCTGCGTCTCGGACACCCTGACAAAGTATCATAATCATCATTCATTCATTCGTTCATTTTTCCAACTCAGTCAATGCAACTTTATAAGAAACTAACGATATTTATTAACTCACTTTGACTGCGGGTGCACCTCCCCATTGAACTCCTGAATCCAATAAATAATTTGTGGCAGCTGTCCTAATCATATTTGCCTAACAAAACCCCAAAACCAATCATTTTTAAGACCCTCACAGCTATGATATGCTGCAGTAGGCAGCTAAaccataaaattaatataagagGTGAATATTCATGTTAACATTTTTCTGCTCCCATATAAAAAAAGGTTATATATACATCTTAGTATTTGACTGTAATCCATACATACCTTAGCATATGTGTACTGTTCAAGGACTTTCTCTTCAAGCCCAGAGAAGGACATGATCAGATCCCGCAGATCACCGTCCTCGTCATCTCTTTCCCTAACATAACAAAAGACATGACATAGACAGTTAGAATGAGTACTCTTGAATAATATAGAGATGACAATCCTCATGTAAAGGTAGAACTTAGAAGGGTTTCCTTTTCAGAGTAGCGATCTTCCCAACTTGCCTTCTAGGAAATTGTCTGTTTTCCACGACATAACAGAAGGAAGAGTATGCCCCTCATATAGATGTGAGTACTAATGCAAACATAAATGCATGTCTTTGAGAGTGTAAGAGATTAAGCATATAAAAGCAAGAGAGGTAATAGAAGGTAAAAGAAATTCTAGGGAGCATGTTCGAGGCCTGGTTTGATGTGGGTAATAACCCACTATCCAATCGACGATCTACTCATCCATCACATCATTTAAaccatcaaccaaaataccaccctctattttaaaaaaaatattattattatttcattacaCAAAATATGGTACATTGACTATTTTTCTTGAACTTAATTAGCTTGTCTGGTGCGTATTAGATGCAAAATCACTCCagagaaatttaaaaaaaatgttaataaccCCTAATGTCTTTTTACACAAATAACCTGCATCAAACGAgcttatttggaaataaccatttggttattcaaataaccctaaatcAACCAAGGACCCATACTCACAAATGAGGTATATGAATGATTATTAACTCTCATGTTGCCAACTGAACAACAGTAACAGTAACATGAACAACAAATAACATGTTTTAGAATCATAaaatatggaaaataaaaaCGTCTCAAGAATAAAAATTCAGTTGATAAGCAGCAAAATAAACATACAGTTGATTTAAATATGTGGCTAGCCGCGAAAGAAAAGCTAACGTGAATTATTTACCTAAAATTCAGCCATATGCGTCTGAACTTGTTACATAATTCACGAGAAAGTTCATCTTTGCAATAACCGATGTTGCTCAATACCATTAAAAGCTGTTGATGGGGATCGGTAATGCTCCCAGGGAGAGgttcatatattttttcatctttATCATAGGAATATCCATTTTGCAGATGCTCTTCGTTAGATCTACCTTGAGCGATTTCGCATCCAATACGCTCCAGACAAGCTAATTGAAGAAAGGGAGTCAATGTACCAGTTTTGGGTAATACGAAATAGTAGTAGTTAAAAGTATTTCCCTACCAGCAAAATCAAGCAAACAGTTAAAAAAGGCAAGTCTAATAGATTCTTGAATTTCTTGAAGTTGCACAAACATATCTTCTGATTTTGCAGCATCACTCTTTAAAGACTGAACCAACCTGCAAAGTAAGAACATGAGAAAATTACAGACCTATCAATGGTTATATAAAGCATTCATCGAAACATTTAGGGTTAGAAATCTAGAAGGCTTTCTTAAAGCATTGGCCAAAATACAACCCCAAGACAAAATTAGCAATAAGATAACAATAAGGTTAAGGCTAGACCCTGGCACCTTGCAATGGGTATTGTTTTCCATCTCCAGGTAAACTCCCAACAATAGAATGACAAATGGATAAGAAAAAAAGTTTGACGAAACTATACGGTCCTGTAGTAGTGATTAAACAACTATATATTCATTGGTTAAACTCCATGTCCTCGGTAAGACAGTTCCTATGTTAAATTAGAGAACTCTTTAAAAAGAATTCTAACATATTGTACACATAATTCAAGAtgacattttttctttttaaaatggtGTATCTTCCCTTCAATGTCCCAAAATAATGTAACCAAGTTGTTTAAGCATCAACACCTCTCCCTCCGGAAATCATATCAGACCACCTAATTTCCAAAGTAACCCTCATATTTACAGGTTTTCACAAAATACCCCAACAAAGTCAGATTTACCATTCATTTTCGTGTGCATTAATGAATATACCATCTGGCTATATACAACAATGATTACTTTAGGAGAAATATTAGACCTTCTACTATTACTCTTCTAAGGTGACATTCGAATTTCCAGTAACCACAATCTCGAGGAGAAATATAATGTATTGAAAAGAGCTCAAAAGGACCAAATATCCAAAATATAAATAGTGTGTGGTTCAGCAGCTCACATATTGATCTGATCCATTGAGGAGTCCATAAGAGAACGAAATGCAAGAGGTAATGAGGAAATTGTGTATGGGGACTTGCTCCTCTCCAGGATAGATACAGGGATCCATGATTCTTCTTTAGTTATCTCTTCAGTTGAAGATCGCATCCAAGAACAAAGCCTCAGTATGTAAATTTTTGTGATCTCAAACTGAAGTGTCCGTAAAGCTGAAACTGTTCACAGCAAAAGAGAAAATCACAAAGCCAGCAGATTAGAAAAACAAACATTCTCCAGGAAAAAGGAAATACCAGCCAATGGAGGAGACGATTCTTTGGCTTCAAAAGCTTGGCATGCTTTAGATATTTCTTGTATTGCATCACTCATGTATGGGCGAAGCACATGTGATTCCTCAAGATCACGAAATGTGCTATGGACCTACAAAAAGTAGGAGCACATCTTAAAGCATGCTGCCTTCTCCTAAAGAGTTGTGGAAGAACAATATAAAGAGACAATAATACAAGATGGAGGCATAATAGAGTCATCAAAGAATGTAAAGAAGGGTCATTATAGAAATAGTCTTTTACTCATAAAACGTAACAATCAAGTAACTTTCATTATGTTTCGATCACACATCCAAATAGTTTAGGGGGAAAAGAAGAGTAAAGGAAAAAACCTTGCCAGTACTTTTTCCTTTTTCAGTTGGGTTGCGtttgataaaattgaaaattaagtattGAATGTTGAATACTCAATTCTAAGTAGTTATGtctgaaaaataaatgttgaataaaccaaatgaaaatatctaaatttgaaGTACTTGTATGTAAGTTAATTAGATAAAATGTGGAACAATTTCGGAAAAATACCTATAATGATGTAATTTCGTTTTTATCTTGtttttcctttcctttctttAATTGCGACTTGTAATTTGAAAGCTTTTAGCGTTCATCTTTTTCGTTCTCAATGAAAAGTTGAccccttttaaaaaaaataaggttgTCTATTGGATGCTCTTACTAGATTACCAAGTAAAATCATTCCTAATTTTCTAGTTCAGTTtttttagcttaatttgagttgaatctaaataattaagtgatttaaaataacaattttcaaatgaacttaattcaaatagGCACTTAATCATTTAGACTAAGTTATCATATGAACATAAAAATAGGgacttaatcatttaaattagtGATAACTGATAAGTTGTGGTATCCCTCCATTAAAGTCAAAATCACAAGTTTGATCCCCAAATAGGAAAAACTACCACATCTATTTACTAGtaatttttctctaaaaaatatgattagttACCTTAGATTCATAGGCAGATATGGTATTGCGTATCATTCCAGCAACTTCATCAAGAGAATGACTGGAGTACTTGCTGTCTCCAACCTTGtcttcacttctatttacaatATTCACATTTGAATCAGAAGAGACTTGGGACGACTGCACAACAAAAGCAAGACCATATTAAGTTTCAACCTGAAATACAAAAACCAAGGATGATAAGTGTGACAAAAGTAAGTACTCAAAACAGAACCAGGCATAAAAGCAACTTGTTTCTAGTAAAATGATACAAGGGGAAATGATATTAGGTTATGATAAGTGACAGTTATTAATATAGTAGTATAAATAGAACATTAGTTGTTAAGAGTAGTTATGAAATGATTTAGTTGAATTTTTGTTagaatatattgaagaagactTGCAAATTACACAATTGAAGTACTTCCAATGATATGCCTGCAAACTTATTTAGTCATGGTGAACAATCTGAACAATTTCTAAAATAGAATTGGTAAGATTAACATTTAGACAATAAATTGTTATGAATGTGTTTCTAGGCTTTATATGCCCTAACCAACAGCCGAGATGACACATAATCAAGGACTCACATCAATAAACCAGGAATCCGGCCTTAGCCTCATCTGTCTATCTCAAGAAAACATACCAAAGAAGCATCTAAAGAATACAAGTTCAGTCAATAGGGATATAAAGTACATATGGTAGGGAATTAACTGCCCAATAACTACCATTAGCTATACATTATTACAACATTGATTAACAAAATTACAGTTCTCTAGTCTCTCATCTCCAATTCTTGATTCTCTTTCGAGTCTCTCTTTGGTTTTCTAAATCTATCCCTCATCTCCCAAGTTGAAGCAAAAATATTCGCAGATGTTGCACTTGGAAGAAGATTCTATTGTTAATAGATTGGTGAGCTAGACAATACTCGATGGCTACTCGAGGAAAGATGGATCAAGACATTTTTGTGCTGAAAACAGCAAAGAATGAAGACTGCAAGACAAGTATCGAGAAAAGTGGTGAAAAAAGAATACATAATCTACGACTACAAGGATTGGGCACTAATTGAGATGATGGAGGCTCAACATCAACTTTGACACCAAACAGAACGTCATCGAGTTACTTTCATATCATCAGGGTGATCATAATCTATAATCTCACATTTATGTAACACAATTACTTAATCTAACCAATTTGGTGTGATAAATCCTCCCTAGTTATATATGTAGCAAGCCGCTTGATCACCACACCCATTCTGGAAATGATAGCACAAACCTAATCTACATGTTCAATGCGCCCAACAAGGAAGCTCACCTTAGTGACACATGCTAAAC
This genomic window contains:
- the LOC124946094 gene encoding sm-like protein LSM3B; translated protein: MGSEEESAVKEPLDLIRLSLDERIYVKLRSDRELRGKLHAYDQHLNMILGDVEEIVTTVEIDDETYEEIVRTSRRTVPFLFVRGDGVILVSPPLRTA